One Vibrio sp. CDRSL-10 TSBA genomic window, CCAATAACAACGCGTTCCGAGTTGGTGAAGACATCGCTAATACACCGGGTGAAGTGGTATTTAAAAATGATCTGTTCGAGCTGATTCAATACAAATCGATGACAGAAACGGTCAACTCGACGCCGTTACTGATCGTACCGCCTTTCATCAACAAGTATTACATTCTTGACCTGCGTGAGAAGAACTCACTGGTGCGTTGGCTGGTGGAACAGGGACATACTGTGTTTATGATGTCCTGGCGTAACCCGGGTCAGGCTCAGGCTGATGTGAATTTCGAAAACTATGTGTTGGATGGGGTAGTGAAAGCCGTGACTGCGGTTGAATCTATCACTGGCCAGGAACAAATTAATGCAGTGGGGTACTGTATTGGTGGTACGGTTCTGGCGACAACGATTGCGTACTATGCAGCGAAGCGAATGAAAAAGCGCATCAAATCAGCGAGCTTTTTCACGACCTTGCTTGATTTCTCGCAACCTGGCGAAGTGGGCGCATACATCAATGACACCATCATCAGTGCCATTGAAATGCAAAACAACGCTAAAGGTTATATGGACGGTCGTTCACTCAGTGTGACCTTCAGCCTGTTGCGTGAGAAACAGCCTGTACTGGAACTACTATGTCGACAATTACCTGAAAGGCAGCAGTCCGGTCGATTTCGACTTACTGTACTGGAACAGCGACAGCACCAACGTTGCAGCTTCAACTCACAACTTTATGCTGCGTGAACTGTATCTGGAGAACAAACTGGTACAGGACAAAGGCGTGAAAGTCGGTGGCGTGTGGATTGATTTAGATAAAATCAAGATCCCGAGCTACTTTATCTCGGCAAAAGAGGACCACATTGCTCTTTGGCAGGGAACTTATCGCGGCGCGTTAAAAACGGGTGGCAATAAGGTGTTTGTACTGGGTGAGTCAGGTCATATTGCCGGTATTGTTAACCATCCGGACAAAAACAAATATGGCTTCTGGACTAACGATACACTGGAAGAAACCGCTGAAGAGTGGCTGGAAAGTGCACAGCGTACCGAAGGTTCATGGTGGAAACACTGGGATGCGTGGCTGCAAACGTTCAGCAACAAAGAGAAAGTAGCGCCGTATGCAATTGGTAACGATGAGTATCCGGTTATCGACGTGGCGCCTGGACAGTATGTTAAACAGGTACTGCCGGTTGTTGATGCTGAATAAATTTTCTTATCTGTTAAGCGCCATGACTCACCATCATGGCGCTTTTTTTGACTGGCGGGTGAATCTGGCTGAGACGGCAATCGCTGAGTTTTCCTGCATGATTGCCCGAGTGCAAAAAAACCGGCGCATTGCGCCGGTTTTGTATCTCCGAGGGAGAGCAAAGTCACCGGTTTTTGCTCTTCGGATCTCTTGATTACACGGTTCTGTTGATTACGCGGTTCTCTTGATTAAGAAGTTCTTCTGCTTTGGCAGTGCTGCTGCAAAGTCAGGAATGCGTGTTGTTACGCGTCTTTGTCTTTGGTTACTGACAGTAACCACACACATACCACTGCGACGGCCGCGAAGCCACCCAGAATAATGACCGGCATGGCGCTATAGCCCAGGACATGCCAGATAACAGATTCTAATGTACTCATGGGTTGTACTCCTTACTGCCAACCTTCAACGCCGTGCATATCCGGCAGGTTATGGGCTATGCCTTTGTGGCAATCGACACAGGTTTTTTCTCCTGAAGCCAGTGCGGTTGAGTGCTGCAGAGCACTGCGTTCGCTTTGCTCAGAAAAATCCATATATTCAAACTGATGGCAGTTACGACATTCCAGTGAATCGTTCTTTTTCAGCCGCGCCCATTCCCGTTCCGCCAGGTGAGCCCGCCGGGCCTGGAATTTTTCCGGTGTATCTATGGTGCCGATAAAGTGGGAAAACAGTTCTTTTGATGCCTGGACTTTACGCACTATCTTATCTGTCCATTCATGCGGTACGTGACAGTCCGAACAGATAGCCCGTACACCGGAACGGTTAGAATAGTGTATGGTTTCCTGGATTTCAGCCACGATAGGAGCATGACATCCGGAGCAGAAAGCTTCTGAGTTCGTCGCTTCCATCCCGGTATTGAATGCCCCCCAGAACAGAAGACCACCGGCAAAGCCCATAAACAGCACTACGCCAACCGCGGCTTTACTCGGACTTTTTAACCGCTGCCAAAACGCTTTGAGTAATTTCATACATTGCCTCTCAAATTAATACCAGGTTTGGTTAGCGGAGTGAGTCGACGCTTTCAAACTCGTTTTCTACC contains:
- a CDS encoding TIGR02808 family protein, with the protein product MSTLESVIWHVLGYSAMPVIILGGFAAVAVVCVWLLSVTKDKDA
- a CDS encoding NapC/NirT family cytochrome c, with product MKLLKAFWQRLKSPSKAAVGVVLFMGFAGGLLFWGAFNTGMEATNSEAFCSGCHAPIVAEIQETIHYSNRSGVRAICSDCHVPHEWTDKIVRKVQASKELFSHFIGTIDTPEKFQARRAHLAEREWARLKKNDSLECRNCHQFEYMDFSEQSERSALQHSTALASGEKTCVDCHKGIAHNLPDMHGVEGWQ